From a region of the Zingiber officinale cultivar Zhangliang chromosome 4B, Zo_v1.1, whole genome shotgun sequence genome:
- the LOC121978360 gene encoding pre-mRNA-splicing factor 18-like, whose product MDLLKRELQRKRKALEDDFGGRKLLRRSEIEHKETERLRQLEKLHRQPKSLNAAASSPPPSSSPSKMPNDPLPRGAVDNWSAARDEVIRRLRILKHPATLFGEDDAGRLRRLQTVIESGPIETEEELADGQTNDFLRDIHNLRREQKAGTAVAKREGGTGTAEKSPDTDTDSIMAKGNFEDLCDEDKIQIFFTRLLGDWGQEVAEMPDAEKRTAKGKSAVATFNQCDRYLNPMFKLCRKKALPGDIRQALVRVAQCCQRRDYLAATDEYIKLAIGNAPWPIGVTMVGIHERSAREKICANSIAHVMNNETTRKYLQSVKRLMTFCQRRYPTDPSRSSEFNSLANGSDLQSLLAENRSSSAKNMAAKERPTLVSAA is encoded by the exons ATGGACCTGCTTAAGCGCGAGCTCCAGCGGAAGCGCAAGGCTCTGGAAGATGACTTCGGCGGACGGAAGCTCCTCCGCCGCTCCGAGATCGAGCACAAGGAGACCGAAAGACTCCGCCAACTGGAGAAACTCCACCGCCAGCCCAAATCCCTCAATGCTGCCGCTTCTTCCCCGCCTCCCTCCTCGTCTCCCTCTAAGATGCCCAACGATCCTCTTCCCCGCGGTGCCGTCGACAATTGGTCGGCAGCGCGCGACGAGGTGATTCGCCGCCTTCGGATTCTGAAGCATCCCGCCACCCTCTTCGGGGAGGACGACGCTGGCCGGCTCCGCCGTCTCCAGACGGTGATCGAGTCAGGCCCCATCGAGACCGAGGAGGAGTTGGCCGATGGGCAGACAAACGACTTCCTCAGGGACATACATAATCTCCGCCGCGAACAGAAGGCCGGAACGGCCGTCGCCAAGAGAGAAGGCGGCACCGGTACTGCGGAGAAAAGCCCTGATACCGATACGGATTCGATTATGGCGAAGGGGAATTTCGAGGATCTGTGCGATGAGGACAAGATTCAAATTTTCTTCACGAGGCTGCTGGGCGATTGGGGCCAGGAGGTGGCCGAAATGCCCGACGCCGAGAAGCGCACTGCCAAAGGGAAATCCGCGGTAGCTACGTTCAACCAATGCGATCGGTACTTGAATCCAATGTTCAAGCTGTGCCGGAAGAAG GCTCTTCCGGGTGACATCCGTCAGGCCTTGGTCAGGGTGGCACAGTGCTGCCAGAGGCGAGACTACTTGGCCGCCACAGACGAGTACATCAAGCTGGCGATCGGCAACGCGCCGTGGCCTATTGGCGTGACCATGGTAGGCATTCATGAACGTTCTGCCCGTGAGAAGATCTGCGCAAACAGCATAGCGCACGTCATGAACAACGAGACAACCCGCAAGTACCTGCAATCGGTGAAGAGGCTGATGACATTTTGCCAGCGCCGGTACCCGACAGATCCGTCCAGGTCCTCCGAGTTCAACAGCCTGGCGAACGGGAGCGACCTCCAGTCCCTCCTGGCGGAGAATAGATCATCATCAGCTAAGAACATGGCTGCCAAAGAGAGGCCGACACTAGTCTCAGCTGCTTGA
- the LOC121975395 gene encoding 2-oxoglutarate and iron-dependent oxygenase domain-containing protein CP2-like has product MSVRGAVDRRDGSPSSNGNGNGPAKVQPAPSRPTYGDRRLRLNPNTEHKPERYDDVQSEFDPAIFSSLERHLPPSMLEVPRDGKVQFMKEILARYLPEGERIRVQRHKEYRQKLMSAYQPLHKELYNLHPSAFFMQSFVKAINDNTEESFRNILSEPSPGIYTFSMLQPSFCEMLLDEVDNFEKWVNTIKFKIMRPNTMNKYGAVLDDFGLEAMLNKLMEEFISPMARVFFPEVGGSTLDSHHGFVVEYGKDKDVELGFHVDDSEVTLNVCLGKDFSGGELFFRGVRCDKHVNTETQTEEIFDYSHVPGQAVLHRGRHRHGALPTNSGHRINMLLWCRSSVFREMRKFQKDFSSWCGECQREKKERQHQSVVAAKMTFLKGYGGANI; this is encoded by the exons ATGTCGGTGAGAGGCGCCGTCGATCGGAGGGATGGGTCCCCGTCGAGCAATGGGAACGGGAACGGACCGGCAAAGGTCCAGCCGGCGCCGTCCAGGCCGACCTACGGGGACCGGCGTCTGAGGCTGAACCCGAACACGGAGCACAAACCGGAGCGGTACGACGACGTTCAGTCGGAGTTCGATCCGGCGATCTTCAGCTCCCTGGAGCGGCACCTCCCGCCCAGCATGCTCGAGGTACCGCGGGATGGCAAGGTGCAGTTCATGAAGGAGATCCTCGCGCGATACTTGCCTGAGGGGGAGCGAATTAGG GTTCAGAGACACAAAGAGTACAGACAAAAATTGATGTCAGCTTATCAG CCTTTGCATAAAGAATTATACAATCTGCATCCGTCAGCCTTTTTTATGCAATCATTTGTTAAAGCTATCAATGATAACacagaggagagcttcagaaaTATACTTTCTGAACCATCACCTGGAATATATACATTTTCTATGCTACAGCCAAGTTTCTGTGAAATGTTATTAGATGAG GTGGACAATTTTGAAAAATGGGTCAACACTATCAAGTTCAAAATAATGCGACCGAATACAATGAATAAGTACGGTGCTGTGCTTGATGACTTTGGCTTGGAAGCCATGCTTAACAAGCTTATGGAAGAATTCATATCCCCAATGGCTAGAG TATTCTTCCCTGAGGTTGGCGGATCAACTCTCGACTCACATCATGGCTTTGTGGTTGAGTATGGAAAGGACAAGGATGTTGAACTAG GATTCCATGTGGATGACTCAGAAGTCACTCTAAATGTGTGTTTAGGCAAAGATTTTTCTGGTGGTGAATTGTTTTTCCGGGGAGTTCGATGTGACAAACATGTGAACACAGAGACACAAACAGAG GAAATCTTTGACTACTCTCATGTCCCTGGTCAAGCTGTACTTCATCGTGGACGCCACCGACATGGGGCTCTCCCCACAAATTCTGGACACAGAATCAACATGCTTTTGTGGTGTAGAAG TTCAGTCTTCAGAGAGATGAGGAAGTTCCAAAAGGATTTCTCTAGCTGGTGCGGTGAATGTCAACGCGAGAAGAAAGAAAGGCAGCACCAGTCGGTGGTCGCTGCCAAGATG ACTTTTCTGAAGGGCTATGGAGGAGCCAACATTTGA